The DNA segment ACACGGTAAGGTGTGTATTCAAACATGGGAGAAGTTCGATTCCCATTGTAAAAATACAAAACACGAGCACCATACCCAATCCCTACGTTCGGATCGGAGTTGATGAGAGGGAGTCCAGTGAAGTAACCTCCCTCTTTTTTATTCTTAAAATCACGCTCACTCAATCTCTTCTTTTCAGAGATTTCGAACGGAAGGTCGGTTCGCGGTGCTCTCTCCTGTGCAAAAACACTCGATACCATGGAAAAAAATAACAGAAGTATAAAACTTCTCAAAATAGAATTGTACATTCTCTACCTATTCGCCAAAGAAACTGCCTTATGGTGGGAAATTTGCAAAATATGTCAAATAGATTCGAAAATTTATGTTTTTTCCACTTCGATTCTGTGTAAAATTAGTAGTACCTCGTCCTGTTGGACAAGTTCCCCTTGCTGTTTTCGGATTTCCTCCACGCTGCAAGGGTAAGGGGCTTTGATGGCATTTTCCATTTTCATGGCTTCCAAAATTAACAACGTTTCCCCTAAACCGTGTTCGCTTCCAACTGAAGTAGAGATTTGCACTACTTTTCCTGGCATGGGGCTTTTGATCTCAGGGGAAGTTTGGCCTGCAACTTCATAGGACCGTTCTGCTAATTTTACATTCCAAGATTCCCCTTTCCAATGGAAAAAAATTTCATTCCGAATCTTTAGAAATTTAAGCAAAGAACCATCTTTCATCTGGACCGTGACCAAGTTTTGGTCTTTGGGTTTCAAACCTTCTATCAGAGAATCTGTATCAATGGTATAGGTTTGGTTTTCCAAACGTACACGAATGCGATTGCCACTCACATGTACGGATGTTGGTTTCGATTTTGTTTCAAATAAAAAATCCATACTGCTACCTTATGTGATCCAAGGATCTACGTTTTGTTTTGATGAGAAAAAAAGACCCGCTAACGCAAACTTGAGTTCTTCTTTTGTATTCTCTTTTAATAATTCCACTTCATGGTCTGCAATATAATGAGTAGAAACCTTACCTTGGAAAAATTCCTTAGTTGATACCAATTTTTGCAAAAACTGCAAATT comes from the Leptospira ellinghausenii genome and includes:
- a CDS encoding acetyl-CoA carboxylase biotin carboxyl carrier protein subunit codes for the protein MDFLFETKSKPTSVHVSGNRIRVRLENQTYTIDTDSLIEGLKPKDQNLVTVQMKDGSLLKFLKIRNEIFFHWKGESWNVKLAERSYEVAGQTSPEIKSPMPGKVVQISTSVGSEHGLGETLLILEAMKMENAIKAPYPCSVEEIRKQQGELVQQDEVLLILHRIEVEKT